From the genome of Candidatus Methylomirabilis tolerans:
CACGATCTCGCCTATCGCAGGCTCGCCGACCTCCTCGTTCAGGATCATCTTCAACTTATGACGCAGCATGTGGAGTTCATGCAGCCAGATGGGATCCTCGACACAGAGATACAAACGTCTATCCCTGAAGTCCTCCACGCTTGCCCGCTCCTTGATGCGATCGGCTATGACCCGGTCCCAGGCTCGAAGGAGCGTGAGGTGGCGGATGATCCGCTCGAAACCCAGCCCTTGTAGGCTGCCCTCAAGGATGTCCGCATATCTGGATGGAGTGGCCTGCTGTCTTTTCTGCATCGATCCGCCCGCCTTCACTTGGTCAACCCCACAGCGGGCGAGGGTTTTGCTGATTCAGCCACGAGGCACACCCGGCCAGCGAGATGGCTCACTGCTGTTCAGTCACGATCGTTCCCCATCTCGGGGGATCCCGGCCAAGGCTTCATCAATGGCGCGGTTGGCAAGCGCGTCCGCCTGACGGTTCAACTCGCGGCCGACATGCTCGATCGACAGCCGACAGCCGACAGCCGATAGTTGATGAATGAGGTTGAGCGCCTGCGCGTACAACACAGCAAGGCGTGGGTGTCTGACTCGATATCTACCCTGAATTTGTCTGACCAACAACTGGGAGTCCGATCGAATCTCAACAACAGCCGGCTGAAGCTCCTTCGCCTCCCTCAGCGCCAAAAGGAGCGCTTCGTATTCGGCCACGTTATTGGTTGCCTTACCGATATATCGGTAGAAGTCC
Proteins encoded in this window:
- a CDS encoding DUF721 domain-containing protein, with product MQKRQQATPSRYADILEGSLQGLGFERIIRHLTLLRAWDRVIADRIKERASVEDFRDRRLYLCVEDPIWLHELHMLRHKLKMILNEEVGEPAIGEIVLRIGRTRRHTPAKRFTRGRQRAQAVSPAVKANMAKLLDPLRDLPCCDAMQRLFQRWASRSQ
- a CDS encoding ribonuclease HI family protein translates to MTDRHAGELSDGPAPQALPEPRRMGLQLMIHIDGAARGNPGPAGIGVMVNSGNGLLRRDFYRYIGKATNNVAEYEALLLALREAKELQPAVVEIRSDSQLLVRQIQGRYRVRHPRLAVLYAQALNLIHQLSAVGCRLSIEHVGRELNRQADALANRAIDEALAGIPRDGERS